Sequence from the Sporohalobacter salinus genome:
GGTTTTGAGAAGTAATATAGACCTTCTTCGTCCGCAGATCCTGAACTGGATGGTTAGCACCTCGGTGACCAAACTTTAACTTATAGGTATCTCCCCCAAAAGCCAAAGCTAAAATCTGATGGCCAAGACAGATTCCAAAAATCGGCTTCTTACCAAGTAACTCTTTAACAGTTTCTACAGCATAAGGAACATCCTGAGGATCACCAGGTCCATTTGATAACATAATACCATCAGGTTTATACTCCAATATTTCCTGAGCCGAAGTACCAGCCGGTACTACTACTACTTCACAGCCTTCATCTCTCAATGAACGAATGATATTCTTCTTAGCTCCAAAATCCATCAATACCACTCTATAACCATCACCTTCTAAGCAATAACTATCTTCCGTCGTTACTTTACTAACCAAATCACGTCCAGAAAGTCCAGGGGCCCCTTTAGCCCGATTAATTAACTTCTCTTTATTATCAGTATCAGTAGTAATAATCCCCTTCATCGTACCATGGATTCTCAGCTTCTTAGTTAATGCTCTAGTATCGATATCACTGATCCCCATAATACCATGTCCCTTTAAATAATTTTCCAATTTATCTAAAGCCCGCCAATTACTGGGCTGAA
This genomic interval carries:
- the carA gene encoding glutamine-hydrolyzing carbamoyl-phosphate synthase small subunit yields the protein MEAKLVLEDGTIFTGKGFGALESGAEGEIVFNTSMTGYQEILTDASYKGEIVTMTYPLIGNYGINEDDIESYTSHVNGFIVKEFCVQPSNWRALDKLENYLKGHGIMGISDIDTRALTKKLRIHGTMKGIITTDTDNKEKLINRAKGAPGLSGRDLVSKVTTEDSYCLEGDGYRVVLMDFGAKKNIIRSLRDEGCEVVVVPAGTSAQEILEYKPDGIMLSNGPGDPQDVPYAVETVKELLGKKPIFGICLGHQILALAFGGDTYKLKFGHRGANHPVQDLRTKKVYITSQNHGFAVEADSLDSEEVEITHSNLNDDTVEGMKHRNHPVFSVQYHPEASPGPQDSHYLFADFMELIAEETE